From the genome of Methanoregula boonei 6A8:
TGCCAGCCGGCCGCAAACGAGACCGGGCCAAGCGCCCCAACCTCAACGGTGCAGGCCGGGTTTTTTACCACAAGACAGTATATGCCCTTATCCATACCCGCCCTTCATGAGTTGCCGTGCCGCAGCAATGTGGCGTTTCCCGCCGCAGTCCACCGGCTCGCCGTGGCCCGGGTACAGCCCCTCCACATCGAGGGCAGAAAGCCGGTCAAGGGACTCTTCCAGCGCCTGCCGGCTCCCGCCGGGGAAATCGTAGCGTCCAAACGCACCGTCGGTAAATACGGTATCGCCGCTGATGAGCACCTTGTCTGCCTCTGACCAGAGACAGATGCTTCCCGGGGTATGGCCCGGCGTGTGGATGACGGTCAGGCCGCCTATGGTGTCACCGTCATTGAGTTTGATATCCGGTGCAATACCGGGAGAACGGGCGCCAAAATGCATGGAGAGGCTCTGTGCATCCTCGAAAAGACCCATGGCATCCGCCCGATGGATCGCGACCTTGGCCTTGCACATATGGGCGATCTCTTTTACATGGGCGGTATGGTCGAAGTGACAGTGGGTAAGGACTATTGTATCGATCGTGTCCTTGAACGGCTGGATTGCCATAGGGAGGAGACCGGCGTCCACGAGGACCGTGCCGAAGATATACGAGTTTGCGAGCGCCCCCTGCTCGGGGATCCACCTGACCTGCATGCACAATAATAAAGCATCCCAACAGATGTTTGTTATGGATATGCTTATCCGCAGCTGCTCCTCTGGTATTCCTGCTGTTGTCGCAGAAGCGGCACGGGCAGAGGGCATGGATGCGGAACGGATGGCCCGGCGCATTGCAGCCGGGCGGATTGTGATCCCGGCAAACCCCGCACGCCGGCACCGCCCCTGCGCCATCGGGCAGGGCTGCACGGTTAAGGTGAACGTGA
Proteins encoded in this window:
- a CDS encoding MBL fold metallo-hydrolase, yielding MQVRWIPEQGALANSYIFGTVLVDAGLLPMAIQPFKDTIDTIVLTHCHFDHTAHVKEIAHMCKAKVAIHRADAMGLFEDAQSLSMHFGARSPGIAPDIKLNDGDTIGGLTVIHTPGHTPGSICLWSEADKVLISGDTVFTDGAFGRYDFPGGSRQALEESLDRLSALDVEGLYPGHGEPVDCGGKRHIAAARQLMKGGYG